A single genomic interval of Stieleria maiorica harbors:
- the hisD gene encoding histidinol dehydrogenase: MSASEIRTVNLQRVDARVGSAEILQQLRDKLSPQGDVVSPRGRALTEEVFGAPLTPIEVVGRICQEVQSGGTKALLKFNRQLDKADLTADQLRVPAADLAAAHAAADPELIESIRRIRDNVATFQKAILHRDVTIQPQPGVTLTQRYVPLRRVGVCVPGGAAAYPSTVLMTVVPAQVAGVAEIAVVAPPTPFGAYNQDMLATCHELGVTEVYRMGGAQAVAALAYGTDTVPAVNKIVGPGNLFVALAKKHVYGTVDIDSFAGPSEVIVIADGTARPDFIAADLLAQAEHSPGSAILITWDESLIDAVSNEVAKQLASLERSELTLDSLEAFGALILVRDEAQACELTDSFAPEHLHIETANPRDQIANIKNSGAAFLGHHTPVALGDYAAGPSHVLPTGGTCTWAAGLSSNSFLRSGSVTEFDEAAMKQIAPDVERLAEKEGLTAHARSVSIRK, from the coding sequence ATGTCCGCCTCCGAAATCCGAACCGTGAACCTGCAACGCGTCGATGCACGCGTCGGATCCGCTGAAATCCTGCAACAACTCCGCGACAAACTCAGCCCGCAAGGCGACGTCGTCTCCCCCCGCGGACGGGCGTTGACCGAAGAGGTGTTCGGCGCGCCGCTGACGCCGATCGAAGTCGTCGGACGCATCTGCCAGGAAGTCCAAAGCGGCGGCACAAAGGCGCTGCTGAAATTCAACCGCCAGCTCGACAAAGCGGACCTGACCGCCGACCAATTGCGCGTTCCCGCCGCCGACCTGGCCGCCGCACACGCCGCCGCCGACCCGGAATTGATCGAATCGATTCGCCGTATCCGCGACAACGTGGCCACATTTCAGAAGGCGATCCTGCATCGCGACGTCACCATCCAGCCCCAGCCCGGCGTGACACTGACCCAGCGTTATGTGCCGTTGCGACGTGTCGGCGTCTGTGTCCCCGGCGGCGCGGCGGCCTACCCGTCCACGGTGCTGATGACCGTCGTTCCGGCCCAGGTCGCCGGCGTCGCGGAAATCGCCGTCGTCGCTCCCCCCACACCCTTCGGAGCGTACAACCAAGACATGCTGGCGACCTGTCACGAACTCGGCGTCACCGAGGTGTATCGCATGGGCGGGGCCCAAGCGGTCGCAGCGCTGGCCTATGGAACCGACACCGTCCCGGCGGTCAACAAGATCGTCGGCCCCGGAAACCTGTTCGTCGCGCTGGCCAAAAAGCACGTCTACGGCACCGTCGACATCGATTCCTTTGCCGGCCCCAGCGAAGTCATCGTGATCGCCGACGGCACCGCCCGCCCCGATTTCATTGCCGCCGATCTGTTGGCCCAGGCCGAACACTCCCCCGGCAGCGCGATCCTGATCACCTGGGACGAATCGTTGATCGACGCGGTCAGCAATGAAGTCGCCAAGCAACTCGCCTCACTGGAACGCTCCGAATTGACGCTCGACAGTTTGGAAGCCTTTGGGGCGTTGATCCTGGTCCGCGACGAAGCCCAGGCCTGTGAGCTGACCGATTCGTTCGCCCCGGAACACCTGCACATCGAAACGGCCAACCCACGCGACCAGATCGCAAACATTAAAAACAGCGGCGCCGCCTTCCTGGGACACCACACCCCGGTCGCCTTGGGCGACTACGCCGCCGGCCCCAGCCACGTCCTGCCGACCGGAGGCACCTGCACCTGGGCCGCGGGACTGTCCAGCAACAGCTTTCTCCGCAGCGGCAGCGTCACCGAGTTTGACGAAGCGGCGATGAAACAGATCGCCCCCGACGTCGAACGACTGGCCGAAAAAGAAGGCCTGACCGCCCACGCCCGCAGCGTCTCGATCCGGAAGTAA
- the hisB gene encoding imidazoleglycerol-phosphate dehydratase HisB, giving the protein MSRSATIQRTTGETDIRLSINLDGDGSGTRNSGIGFLDHMLDLLAKHALIDLDVDAKGDLHVDDHHTAEDIGIALGQAVDKALDTRAGIRRYGHFTLPMDECLVTAAVDLGGRYAFEYHAPIAAPKIGTFDSELVEHFWQSFAANANCNLHVVLHHGRNAHHIAECVFKSVARSIRMAAESDPRSDSVPSTKGVL; this is encoded by the coding sequence ATGTCACGCTCCGCAACCATTCAACGCACCACCGGTGAAACCGACATCCGTCTTTCAATCAATCTGGACGGTGACGGCTCGGGGACACGCAACTCGGGGATCGGGTTTCTCGATCACATGCTCGACTTGCTGGCCAAACACGCGTTGATCGACCTGGACGTCGACGCCAAGGGAGACCTGCATGTGGACGACCATCACACCGCCGAAGACATCGGGATCGCGCTCGGCCAAGCGGTCGACAAAGCCCTGGACACTCGCGCGGGCATCCGTCGCTACGGCCACTTCACGCTGCCCATGGACGAATGTCTGGTCACCGCGGCGGTCGATTTGGGTGGACGCTACGCGTTCGAGTACCACGCACCGATCGCGGCGCCCAAGATCGGGACCTTCGACAGCGAACTGGTCGAACACTTTTGGCAGTCCTTTGCCGCCAATGCGAACTGCAACCTGCACGTGGTGCTGCATCACGGTCGCAACGCACACCACATTGCCGAGTGCGTGTTCAAGTCGGTCGCCCGCTCGATTCGCATGGCCGCCGAATCCGACCCACGCTCCGACAGCGTTCCCAGCACCAAAGGTGTGCTGTAG
- the ppnP gene encoding pyrimidine/purine nucleoside phosphorylase, whose translation MKVNEYFDGKVKSIAFENGEGRATAGVMAVGDYEFSTSEPELMKVVSGELKVKLPGADDFASYPTGTEFRVAAGESFQLQVKQATAYLCFYG comes from the coding sequence ATGAAAGTCAACGAGTACTTTGACGGAAAGGTCAAATCGATCGCGTTTGAGAATGGTGAAGGCCGAGCGACGGCTGGTGTGATGGCCGTCGGCGACTATGAATTCTCAACCAGCGAACCCGAACTTATGAAAGTCGTCTCGGGTGAATTGAAGGTGAAGCTGCCCGGTGCGGACGATTTTGCATCCTACCCGACCGGGACAGAGTTCCGTGTCGCCGCAGGAGAATCATTTCAACTGCAGGTCAAACAGGCGACGGCTTACCTTTGCTTTTACGGCTAG
- the amrS gene encoding AmmeMemoRadiSam system radical SAM enzyme, giving the protein MITQTHWYTETDDGRILCQLCPRACRMKDGDRGFCFVRKNVGGRMVLDTYGKSTGFCIDPIEKKPLNHFLPGTPVLSFGTAGCNLGCKFCQNWDISKSREVARLSDRAMPDEIAVAAQRSGCRSVAFTYNDPVIWAEYAIDTAQACRDLGIKAVAVTAGYITPHARGDFFAAMDAANIDLKAFSEDFYYKVTSSHLQPVLDTIEYVCNETDCWVELTNLIVPRENDSADEIRQMCTWVMDHVGPNVPIHFTAFHPDFRMTDRNGTDSATLVMAYEIAKRCGLNYVYVGNVHDVARQSTYCHGCGTVLIERDWHQLGHYTLSGNRCSKCGETIPGVFEKVPGDWGGRRQRVRIEPLERPERPEQQQAEQQQAEQQQAEQQQAEQQQAEQQQAEQPPPTVQPTRAPSDAAGSGRDEIKRQPTVEESAVTMTDLNDLTKLTEDQKQTILKAASAMVQAAVGGLDLSTTIDSLGELAELPIDGVFVTVKRGETLRGCCGRQGGAMKLGEAMADSAARTARDPRMAPLSMSELPYLDLSVSLLGPLRPIGVQGDQREQAVEVGRHGLRIEFGHNSGLLLPQVATEQGWNARQFLDAVCRKAGLPAGVWLRDDAQVMLFDGVHFGCKFETDPSLLRHEKDLLSKHELSLCRDWVRSNLIALQIGATPMYYAMGVSDLEVLGLILSVRHPTHGSHQWLQLSIKDTRPMQTSLYQMTEHASLWFDERVFSANECEVELAVLSDCVHHGPVGDADMRGTDGGTRAMVLTDGRRWAIQYDRGREPQALIDAARAMEAFRGEEQLYSMHCDCSCDSISVSLGPRADAEFTVRKPAVAGAFYAAEDAGREAEVDGLLDGLPPCEQRKAFAVMVPHAGLRYSGWVAAEIWRRIEVPDRVLIIGPKHTADGVDWAVAPHHHWQLSASVQIAGDEELARELAEQIPGMELDSRAHAREHGIEVQLPLMNRLCPDARLAAIAMHGGDLQAVEAAASALADWIREQDEPPLLVISSDMNHFAEDGENRRRDRLALDALATGDGAELLRVCGQENISMCGQIPAAIVLMVMRKLGKTAKAEEIAYATSADYGGGKDRVVGYAGVIWQDA; this is encoded by the coding sequence ATGATAACTCAAACGCACTGGTACACGGAGACAGACGACGGGCGGATTCTGTGTCAGCTCTGCCCGCGGGCCTGCCGGATGAAGGATGGCGATCGAGGGTTTTGTTTTGTTCGCAAGAACGTCGGCGGCCGGATGGTGTTGGACACCTATGGCAAGAGCACGGGATTTTGCATCGACCCGATCGAAAAGAAGCCGCTGAATCATTTTTTGCCCGGGACGCCGGTGCTGAGTTTCGGAACGGCCGGCTGTAATTTGGGCTGCAAGTTTTGTCAAAACTGGGACATTTCCAAAAGTCGTGAAGTGGCCCGGCTGAGCGACCGGGCGATGCCCGACGAGATCGCGGTGGCGGCGCAACGATCCGGTTGCCGCAGCGTCGCGTTCACGTACAACGATCCGGTGATTTGGGCCGAGTATGCGATCGACACGGCACAGGCTTGTCGCGATCTCGGGATCAAGGCCGTCGCGGTGACCGCCGGTTACATCACGCCCCATGCCCGCGGTGATTTTTTCGCTGCGATGGACGCAGCCAACATCGACCTGAAAGCATTTTCCGAAGACTTTTATTACAAGGTGACTAGTTCGCACCTGCAGCCGGTATTGGACACCATCGAGTACGTCTGTAACGAAACCGATTGCTGGGTCGAGCTGACCAATCTGATCGTTCCCCGTGAGAACGATTCGGCCGATGAGATCCGGCAGATGTGTACTTGGGTCATGGACCATGTGGGGCCCAACGTGCCGATTCATTTCACGGCCTTTCATCCCGATTTCCGCATGACCGATCGTAACGGGACGGATTCGGCGACGCTGGTGATGGCTTACGAGATCGCCAAACGATGCGGGTTAAACTATGTGTACGTCGGCAACGTGCACGATGTCGCCAGGCAGAGCACGTATTGCCACGGTTGCGGCACGGTGCTGATCGAGCGTGATTGGCACCAGTTGGGACACTACACGTTGTCGGGAAATCGATGTTCCAAGTGTGGGGAGACGATCCCGGGGGTGTTTGAAAAGGTGCCCGGGGATTGGGGCGGACGGCGGCAGCGTGTCCGGATCGAGCCGCTTGAGCGACCTGAGCGGCCTGAGCAGCAGCAAGCTGAGCAGCAGCAAGCTGAGCAGCAGCAAGCTGAGCAGCAGCAAGCTGAGCAGCAGCAAGCTGAGCAGCAGCAAGCTGAGCAACCGCCGCCGACGGTTCAACCGACGCGTGCACCGAGCGATGCGGCGGGATCGGGACGCGACGAAATCAAACGGCAACCAACGGTGGAGGAGAGTGCAGTGACGATGACAGACCTTAACGATCTGACGAAGTTAACCGAGGATCAGAAGCAGACGATCTTGAAAGCGGCGTCGGCGATGGTTCAGGCCGCGGTCGGCGGATTGGATCTGTCCACGACGATCGATTCGCTGGGTGAACTGGCCGAGTTGCCGATCGACGGCGTCTTTGTGACCGTCAAGCGTGGTGAAACGCTGCGCGGCTGTTGCGGACGTCAGGGCGGGGCGATGAAGCTGGGCGAAGCGATGGCGGATTCCGCGGCGCGGACCGCACGCGACCCGCGGATGGCGCCGCTGTCGATGAGCGAATTGCCGTACCTGGATCTGTCCGTTTCCCTGCTCGGACCCCTGCGTCCGATCGGTGTCCAAGGCGATCAACGTGAACAGGCGGTCGAAGTCGGCAGGCACGGCTTGCGAATCGAATTCGGTCACAACAGCGGGTTGTTGCTGCCTCAGGTCGCGACCGAACAAGGTTGGAACGCACGCCAATTTCTCGATGCCGTGTGTCGCAAGGCAGGGTTGCCGGCCGGCGTTTGGTTGCGAGACGATGCCCAGGTGATGTTGTTCGACGGCGTTCATTTCGGGTGTAAGTTTGAAACGGATCCTTCGCTGTTGCGACACGAGAAGGACCTGCTCAGCAAACATGAATTGTCACTTTGTCGCGATTGGGTGCGCAGCAATTTGATCGCGCTCCAGATCGGAGCGACGCCGATGTATTACGCGATGGGCGTCAGCGATCTGGAGGTCCTGGGGTTGATCCTCTCGGTTCGCCATCCCACCCACGGTTCGCATCAGTGGTTGCAGTTGAGCATCAAGGACACACGGCCGATGCAAACGTCGTTGTACCAGATGACCGAACATGCATCGCTGTGGTTTGATGAACGTGTGTTTTCGGCGAACGAATGTGAGGTCGAGTTGGCCGTGTTAAGCGACTGCGTCCATCACGGTCCTGTCGGGGATGCGGACATGCGCGGGACGGATGGTGGAACACGCGCGATGGTGCTGACCGATGGTCGGCGTTGGGCGATTCAGTACGACCGTGGCCGGGAACCTCAGGCCTTGATCGATGCGGCGCGGGCGATGGAGGCGTTTCGTGGTGAAGAACAACTGTATTCGATGCACTGTGATTGTTCGTGCGATTCCATTTCGGTTTCGCTGGGGCCGCGTGCCGACGCCGAATTCACGGTCCGAAAGCCCGCCGTGGCCGGGGCCTTTTATGCGGCCGAGGATGCCGGGCGCGAAGCGGAAGTCGATGGGTTGCTGGACGGGTTGCCGCCTTGCGAACAACGCAAGGCGTTTGCCGTGATGGTGCCCCACGCGGGGCTGCGATACAGCGGATGGGTGGCGGCGGAAATTTGGCGGCGGATCGAGGTCCCCGATCGGGTCTTGATCATCGGACCCAAACACACCGCCGATGGCGTCGATTGGGCCGTCGCACCGCATCACCATTGGCAACTCAGTGCATCGGTCCAGATCGCCGGCGACGAAGAGCTGGCCCGCGAATTGGCCGAGCAGATTCCCGGCATGGAACTCGATTCGCGGGCGCACGCGAGAGAACATGGGATCGAAGTCCAATTGCCGTTGATGAATCGGCTGTGCCCCGATGCCCGGCTCGCCGCGATCGCAATGCACGGTGGCGATTTACAGGCCGTTGAAGCAGCGGCATCGGCATTGGCGGATTGGATTCGGGAACAGGATGAACCTCCGCTGTTGGTGATCAGCAGCGACATGAATCATTTTGCCGAAGATGGCGAGAACCGTCGCCGCGATCGTTTGGCGCTCGACGCGCTGGCCACCGGGGACGGTGCAGAATTGTTGCGCGTTTGCGGACAGGAAAACATCAGCATGTGCGGTCAGATTCCCGCAGCGATCGTGTTGATGGTGATGCGCAAGCTGGGCAAAACGGCCAAGGCGGAAGAAATCGCCTATGCGACCAGCGCCGACTACGGTGGTGGAAAAGACCGCGTGGTGGGGTATGCCGGGGTGATTTGGCAGGATGCGTAG
- the hisC gene encoding histidinol-phosphate transaminase, translated as MSKTDLRPALSRMLPYTPGEQPPPGKYIKLNTNENPYPPPPAVVSAIQDAAAGPLNRYPDPTASLFRRAAAEALGLPGPDWILAGNGSDEILTILVRGFVGEGQKLRLPYPSYILYRTLADIQGASWEQIPFLDGWHLPAMFGQGDADLRLVLLPNPNSPSGTVVPPEQIEQLAASLPCPLVVDEAYADFAEFNCLDLVQRHDNILVTRTLSKSYGLAGIRFGFLVAQPSLIAKLSNIKDSYNCDYLATIAATAAINSQDWLAEVVAKMNATRANIQTQLSEMGFNVTPSHANFVWCQHPSGRHADLHQFLKKHQILIRYMDFPDWGDGLRISVGTDQQSEACLMMIQRFLESL; from the coding sequence ATGTCAAAAACCGACCTCCGCCCTGCCCTTTCGCGGATGTTGCCCTACACGCCGGGCGAGCAACCGCCGCCGGGCAAGTACATCAAGCTGAACACCAACGAGAATCCTTACCCGCCACCGCCGGCGGTCGTCTCGGCGATCCAAGATGCCGCCGCCGGGCCCCTCAATCGCTACCCCGATCCGACGGCCAGCCTGTTCCGCCGCGCGGCTGCCGAGGCGCTCGGTCTGCCCGGTCCCGATTGGATTTTGGCCGGCAACGGAAGCGACGAAATCCTGACCATCCTGGTCCGCGGGTTTGTCGGCGAAGGCCAGAAGTTGCGACTGCCCTACCCCAGTTACATCCTCTACCGAACCTTAGCCGATATCCAAGGTGCATCCTGGGAACAGATTCCGTTCCTGGATGGCTGGCACCTGCCGGCGATGTTCGGCCAAGGCGACGCCGACCTGCGTCTGGTCTTGCTGCCCAATCCGAACAGCCCCAGCGGAACCGTTGTCCCGCCCGAGCAGATCGAGCAGCTCGCCGCCTCGTTGCCCTGCCCCTTGGTCGTCGACGAAGCCTACGCGGATTTCGCCGAGTTCAATTGCCTGGACCTGGTCCAGCGCCATGACAACATCCTCGTCACACGAACGCTCAGCAAATCCTACGGTTTGGCCGGTATCCGCTTCGGGTTCCTTGTCGCCCAGCCGTCGCTGATCGCAAAACTGTCGAACATCAAAGACAGTTACAACTGTGACTACCTGGCAACGATCGCGGCCACCGCCGCGATCAACTCGCAAGACTGGTTGGCCGAGGTCGTGGCGAAAATGAATGCCACGCGGGCCAACATACAGACGCAATTGTCGGAGATGGGATTCAACGTGACGCCCTCACACGCCAACTTTGTTTGGTGCCAACACCCCAGCGGCCGCCACGCCGACCTGCACCAGTTCCTCAAAAAACACCAAATCCTGATCCGCTACATGGACTTCCCCGATTGGGGCGACGGGCTGCGAATCTCGGTCGGAACCGACCAGCAAAGCGAAGCGTGTTTGATGATGATCCAGCGGTTCCTCGAATCGCTGTAG
- a CDS encoding c-type cytochrome yields MKPSLIVALTIALGIGAACLFPTSVPAADSDVSVDSEAAARGYRFLTETAVLPSDFHQSTFDALWTVWPEPLRSEAEKASPQRRREMAFERYGLTTRPGDDSGKPLQYVVDSTGAWTMNCFSCHGGTVYGNVTPGAPNNRFALQTLTEEIGKAKLNLGLLPGRMELGAMFVPLGTTNGTTNAVVFGMGLMNGRDEKLNLVIRTPKFFTHHDMDAPPWWHFHKRPNIYIDGFAAKGHRGLMQFTLVPENGPDFYPRHEADFKDVYAYLSSLRTPVFDGVIDSTLAEQGRAVFRSNCAECHGTYGAEGDYPNRRVPIDELGTDPVRLNALTVEGRKKYARSWFAHAGEADQQETVIDPDGYVAPPLDGVWASAPYFHNGSVPTLWDVLHPQERPVVWRPTSTEMDAEKIGLTVEVVPRIPDSVTDMAVRRSYFDTRKFGKSNRGHDFPDALGESEKRQVLEYLKTL; encoded by the coding sequence ATGAAACCGTCTTTAATTGTCGCACTGACCATCGCGTTGGGGATCGGCGCGGCATGCCTGTTTCCGACCAGCGTGCCTGCGGCCGATTCAGACGTGTCGGTGGATTCCGAGGCCGCTGCGCGGGGGTATCGGTTTTTGACCGAAACGGCGGTGTTGCCGAGTGATTTTCACCAATCGACGTTTGATGCACTGTGGACGGTGTGGCCCGAACCACTGCGGAGTGAAGCCGAGAAGGCATCGCCACAGCGGCGCCGCGAGATGGCGTTCGAGCGTTACGGTTTGACGACCCGGCCGGGAGACGATTCCGGAAAACCGCTGCAGTACGTCGTGGATTCCACAGGCGCGTGGACGATGAACTGTTTCTCCTGCCATGGCGGAACGGTGTACGGCAACGTCACTCCGGGCGCCCCCAACAACCGGTTCGCATTGCAGACGCTGACCGAGGAGATCGGCAAGGCGAAATTGAACTTGGGCTTATTGCCCGGGCGGATGGAACTGGGGGCGATGTTCGTGCCATTGGGGACGACCAATGGGACGACCAACGCGGTCGTGTTTGGGATGGGGCTGATGAACGGTCGCGACGAAAAGTTGAACCTGGTCATTCGGACGCCAAAGTTTTTCACCCATCACGACATGGATGCGCCGCCGTGGTGGCACTTTCACAAGCGGCCCAACATCTACATCGATGGTTTCGCCGCCAAGGGGCATCGCGGGCTGATGCAATTCACCCTGGTGCCCGAGAACGGTCCGGATTTTTATCCCCGTCACGAGGCGGATTTTAAGGATGTGTATGCGTATTTGAGTTCGCTGCGGACGCCGGTTTTTGACGGCGTGATCGATTCAACGTTGGCAGAGCAGGGCAGGGCGGTTTTCCGATCCAATTGTGCCGAGTGCCATGGGACCTATGGCGCCGAGGGCGACTATCCGAATCGAAGGGTCCCGATCGACGAGCTCGGTACCGACCCGGTGCGGTTGAACGCGTTGACGGTGGAGGGGCGCAAGAAGTACGCACGCAGCTGGTTCGCCCATGCCGGCGAGGCGGATCAGCAGGAGACGGTGATCGATCCCGACGGCTATGTCGCACCGCCCCTGGACGGCGTTTGGGCCAGCGCTCCGTATTTTCACAACGGCAGCGTGCCGACATTGTGGGACGTGCTGCATCCCCAAGAACGGCCCGTGGTCTGGCGGCCGACGTCGACCGAAATGGACGCCGAAAAGATCGGGTTGACGGTGGAGGTTGTTCCGCGGATCCCCGACAGTGTCACGGACATGGCGGTGCGGCGAAGTTACTTTGACACGCGGAAATTCGGCAAAAGTAACCGCGGCCACGATTTTCCCGACGCGCTTGGCGAGAGCGAGAAGCGGCAGGTGCTGGAGTATCTAAAAACGCTTTAG
- a CDS encoding four helix bundle suffix domain-containing protein, producing the protein MPGGFIPAHGGYQDLRSYQKSVIVYDVTVRFCDRFLSKFDRTVDQMIQAARSGKQNIIEGSMASGTSKETEIKLTNVARASLEELLEDYRDFIRNQDGQLWDKGSQQASYVRRLGRQKRESYQTYRTFVETRDGVVVANIAVCLVHQANYLLDQQIRQLEQAFLEEGGLRERMHRARTAARGRRPR; encoded by the coding sequence ATGCCCGGCGGATTCATTCCAGCTCATGGCGGTTATCAGGATCTGCGGTCCTACCAGAAATCAGTGATCGTCTATGACGTGACGGTCCGCTTTTGCGATCGCTTTCTGTCCAAATTTGACCGCACGGTAGATCAAATGATCCAAGCGGCGCGGAGCGGCAAGCAGAACATCATCGAAGGCAGCATGGCGTCGGGGACATCGAAGGAAACGGAAATCAAATTGACCAACGTCGCCCGCGCGAGCCTGGAAGAGCTGCTGGAGGACTATCGCGATTTCATCCGCAATCAAGACGGCCAATTGTGGGACAAGGGTTCGCAGCAAGCGTCGTACGTGCGGCGATTGGGGCGGCAAAAGCGAGAAAGCTATCAGACGTACCGGACGTTCGTGGAAACTCGCGACGGGGTTGTGGTAGCCAACATCGCGGTGTGTTTGGTTCATCAAGCGAACTATTTGCTTGACCAGCAGATTCGACAATTGGAACAGGCATTTCTCGAAGAAGGCGGACTGCGGGAGCGGATGCACCGGGCCAGGACCGCCGCCCGCGGGCGGCGACCGCGATAG
- a CDS encoding glycosyltransferase family 39 protein has product MAAADQCERTETEIGKIDRRAIWFAMLLVGGVALAFRLPSCRESFWLDELHSAWAVADNFSLVAPRAAAGNQTTGYFHLLWAWSALVGPDEFPMRLSSVLASVLASVLLVVGVARRTGNVSAGVVAGGMLAIDPNGVFFGCELRAYAFVMLYAVLAVWSMMAWLGASPERRDHGATMGRRHGSERSHGGARWRLAMLFWICVAALVHPTSLGVLALLVPFAVLVAWNRQRLRLWRADLIAVVIVSATLAALVMSSLPESWERRGLWKAFGQATTWWQLWYAWSWGPIVMLPVGAAVVTFMASRLVDALRPFRKVQDEDGPAQVDWIGMIPGSVGVIGTALFFCASYFEWVPLWHRRYFVAALPLMAWTAGESSAICVAAVGGMLRRWSGQRSGVNRIMTRAIGIAVAALLVGHMLWYQGTLQTLAAGRWPVQWRGEHWRGAVAEIREEIRDGDVVWLDSQLIEASFLRQPISSSGTISERQWEYLAFPLRGPYTLDPVVVVGAYEHESWIRHHLENLPRPGARVWLISRSGVRPTERFIDRLNRYRPVTAEQVFPGRPVVYRLVFVE; this is encoded by the coding sequence ATGGCGGCGGCGGATCAGTGCGAGCGGACGGAGACCGAGATTGGAAAGATCGATCGGAGGGCGATTTGGTTCGCGATGCTTCTGGTCGGTGGGGTCGCGTTGGCGTTTCGGCTGCCTTCGTGCCGCGAGAGTTTTTGGCTCGATGAGCTTCATTCGGCGTGGGCGGTCGCGGACAATTTTTCTCTCGTGGCGCCCCGCGCGGCGGCGGGCAACCAGACCACCGGCTACTTCCATTTGCTGTGGGCTTGGTCGGCGCTGGTCGGGCCCGACGAATTTCCGATGCGGCTGAGCAGCGTGTTGGCGAGTGTGCTGGCGTCGGTCTTGTTGGTCGTCGGAGTGGCCCGGCGGACGGGGAACGTGTCGGCCGGCGTGGTCGCCGGAGGAATGTTGGCGATCGATCCCAACGGGGTGTTTTTCGGTTGCGAGTTGCGCGCGTACGCGTTTGTCATGCTGTACGCCGTGCTGGCCGTCTGGTCCATGATGGCCTGGCTGGGAGCGTCGCCGGAACGACGTGACCACGGGGCGACGATGGGACGTCGTCACGGTAGCGAGCGGAGCCACGGCGGTGCGCGGTGGCGGCTGGCGATGCTGTTTTGGATTTGCGTTGCCGCACTGGTGCACCCGACGTCGTTGGGCGTGCTGGCGTTGCTGGTTCCGTTCGCGGTGTTGGTCGCCTGGAATCGGCAACGATTGCGATTATGGCGCGCGGATTTGATCGCCGTCGTGATCGTATCGGCGACCTTGGCGGCTCTGGTGATGTCGTCGCTGCCCGAATCGTGGGAGCGGCGGGGGTTGTGGAAGGCGTTCGGGCAGGCGACCACATGGTGGCAGCTTTGGTACGCCTGGTCCTGGGGGCCGATCGTGATGTTGCCGGTGGGCGCGGCGGTGGTCACGTTCATGGCAAGTCGACTCGTCGACGCGTTGCGTCCCTTTCGGAAGGTGCAAGATGAAGACGGGCCTGCACAAGTGGATTGGATCGGAATGATTCCCGGATCGGTCGGGGTGATCGGGACGGCGCTGTTCTTTTGCGCCTCCTACTTCGAGTGGGTGCCGTTGTGGCATCGTCGTTACTTCGTGGCCGCGCTTCCATTGATGGCGTGGACGGCCGGTGAGTCGAGTGCGATCTGTGTTGCCGCGGTCGGCGGGATGTTACGACGATGGAGCGGTCAACGCAGTGGCGTGAACAGAATCATGACGCGGGCAATCGGAATCGCCGTAGCGGCGTTGCTGGTCGGCCACATGCTCTGGTACCAGGGCACGTTGCAGACACTCGCGGCCGGTCGTTGGCCGGTCCAGTGGCGTGGGGAGCACTGGCGCGGTGCGGTCGCGGAGATCCGCGAGGAAATCCGCGATGGCGACGTGGTCTGGTTGGACAGTCAGCTGATCGAGGCGAGTTTTCTGCGGCAGCCGATTTCAAGTTCTGGGACGATCAGTGAGCGCCAGTGGGAGTACTTGGCGTTTCCACTCCGCGGGCCGTACACGCTCGATCCCGTTGTGGTGGTTGGTGCCTACGAGCATGAAAGTTGGATCAGGCATCACCTGGAGAATCTGCCGCGGCCCGGGGCGAGGGTTTGGCTGATTTCCCGATCGGGGGTGCGGCCGACCGAGCGATTCATTGACCGTCTGAATCGTTATCGGCCTGTTACGGCGGAACAAGTGTTCCCGGGCCGGCCGGTGGTGTATCGATTGGTTTTTGTCGAGTGA